The Solirubrobacter pauli sequence CTCGAGCTCGAACGCCAGCGGCAGGTCTACGTGACGCAGCAGAAGGAGATCGCGCGCCTGGAAGAGGCCGTGCGGCGCTTCCGCCACTGGGCGCACATCCGCGTGAACGAGCGGATGGCCAAGCAGGCGCGCGTCAAGCAGATGCAGATCGACCGCATGGAGAAGGTCGACCGCCCGGTGTTCGAGCGGCGCAAGATGGCGCTGGCGCTGCGCTCGGGCACGCGTGGCGGCCAGCGGGTGCTCGCGCTCGAAGGCGTGGACGCCGGCTACGGCGAGGACCCGGTGCTCCTGGACGTCGACCTCGTGGTCGGGCGCGGCGAGCGCGTCGGCGTCGTCGGCCCGAACGGCGGCGGCAAGACCACGCTCCTGCGCGTCCTCACCGAGGAGCTCGAGTCGTGGACCGGCACCCGCTGGGCGGGCGACGGCATCACGCTCGGCTACCTGTCGCAGGCCGCGGGCTCCCTCTCCGACGAGGCGACCGTGCTCGACGCGCTGCGCGGCGGCCGCTCCCTGGCCGAGGACGCGGCCGTGCGGCTGCTGATGGCGTTCCTGTTCGACTACGAGCAGACGCGCCGGCCGGTCGGGTCGCTCAGCGGCGGCGAGCGGACCCGGCTCGCGTTCCTGTGCCTGATGCAGGACGCCCCGAACTGCCTGATCCTCGACGAGCCGACCAACCACCTGGACATCGACTCGATCGAGGCGCTCGAGGGCGCGCTGGAGCGCTACGACGGCACGGTCATCGCGGTCTCCCACGACCGCTACTTCCTCGACCGGATCGCGGACCGGATCGTGCACGTCGCCGACGGCGCCGTGCGGGCCTACGAGGGCGGCTGGTCCGTCAACGCGGAGGTGGTGCAGCGGTGATCGCGCGCACGTGGCGCGGCGCCGTGCGGACGGCGGACGCCGAGGCCTACGCGGCCTACATCGACGAGACCGGCATGCGGGCGTACGCCGAGACGCCCGGGAACCAGGGCGCCTACATGCTCACGCGCGAGATCGCCGGCGGCCTCACCGAGTTCACGACGTTGTCCTTCTGGGACTCGCTCGACGCGGTCCGCGCGTTCGCGGGCGAGGACTACGAGACGGCGGTCTTCTACCCGGAGGACGATCGCTACCTGGTTGAGCGCGACGCAACGTGCACGCACTACGAAGTGGCTAGCATGGCCCGCCGTGTCTGACGCCAGCAACGGCGCGGGGCGGCCGCTCGTCAGCGTCGTCGTCCCGGTCTACAACGAGGAGAAGACCGTCGGCGAGGTCGTCGAGCAGCTGCTCGCGCTCGACCTGCGGCTCGAGATCCTCCTCGTCGACGACGGGTCGACGGACGGCTCCGCCGCCGAGCTCGCGCGCCTCGCGGCGACCTACTCGCAGGTCTCTGTCCACAGCCAGCCGCGCAACCTGGGCAAGGGCGCCGCGGTCCGCCGCGGCATCGACGAGTCCACCGGCGACATCCTGCTCATCCAGGACGCCGACCTCGAGTACTCGCCCACCGACATCCCGGCGCTGATCGACCCGCTGCTCAACGGCGTCGCCGACGCCGTCTTCGGCACCCGCCTGCGCGGCGGCGCCCACCCGCAGCGCGCCCACCTCTTCTGGCACTACGCCGGCAACCGCTTCCTCACGCTGCTGTCGAACGTCCTCTACAACACGACCATCTCCGACATGGAGGTCGGCTACAAGGCGTTCCGCGGCGACCTCGTGCGCGGCCTGACGCTCGTGTCGAACGACTTCCGCATCGAGCCCGAGCTGACGGCCAAGATCCTCCGCTACGGGCCCGAGGTGCGCCTCTACGAGGTGCCGATCTCCTACTACGGCCGCTCGTACGCCGAGGGCAAGAAGATCACGTGGAAGGACGGCTTCGGCGCCGTCGCCGCGCTGGTGCGGTTCCGCTTCACGACGTAGCGAGGCGGACCAGGCGCTCCAAAAGGCGCGCTTCGAGCTCCTGATCCGGCGCGGCGCGCTCGAGCCACGGCTCGAACGCGCCTGAGGCGAAGCCCGCGAGCGCACTGGACATCAGCGCGACGCGCAGGGTCAGGTCGTCTTCACCCACGTGCGGCAGGGCGCGGTCCAGGCCCGCGATGAGGCGGTCGGCGGGCCGCGACGCGAGCGCTCGCACCTGGACGTCGACCTGCGCGAAGGGCGCGGCCAGGGTCTGGCCGACGATCCGGCCGAGCCGGCGCTCCTCGGGCGTGCGGCCGATGGCGACGCGGACCAGGGGCAGCGCCCACGCCTTGACGAGCGCGCGCGGGGTGGCGTCCGCGTCGAGCGCGTCGAGGGCGCTGAGCTGCGCGTCGACGACGGGTCTCGTCGCCTCGGTCACGACCGCGGCGACGAGCGCTTCGCGGGAGCCGAAGTGGTACTGGACGGCCGCCACGTTGGCCTCCGCCGCGGCGCTGACGGCGCGCAGGGTGAGGGCAGGCTCGCCGCGGCCGGCCAGGATCTCCGACGCGGCCGCCAGGAGCCGTCGGCGGGTCTCCGCACCTGCGGCTCGGCGTCCGTCGACTTCGCTCACCGGACCTATTCAAGCATGCGTTTGAAAACCGTCTTGAACTCGCTAAGTTGTCAAACAAGCGTTTGAATGACTTTCGAGAAGGAGTCCCCGGTGGATCTTCAACTGCAGGGCAAGACCGCACTCGTCACCGGCTCGTCGGCCGGCATCGGCTTCGCGACCGCGGTGGGGCTGGCCCGTGAGGGCGCTCACGTGGTGCTGAACGGCCGCGAGGCAGCAAGGCTCGCCGCCGCGCGCGGTCGGCTCCTGGACGTCGCGCCGGCCGCGCACGTCGAGGCCGTCACCGCTGACGTCGCCACCGCGGAGGGCGCGGAAGCGCTGATCGCCGCCGTGCCGTCGGTCGACATCCTCGTCAACAACGCCGCCACCTTCGGCCCGCAGCCGTTCGAGGACATCCCCGACGCCGAGTGGCAGCGGTTCTTCGACACGAACGTGATGAGCGGCGTCCGCCTCGCCCGCCACTACCTCCAGGGCATGCTCGACCGCAACGAGGGCCGGATCCTCTTCATCGGCACCGACGCCGCCGTCCAGCCTCAGGTCGACCAACTGCACTACAGCGTCACCAAGACCGCGGTCCTCGGCCTCGCCCGCGGCCTGGCCGAGCTGACTAAAGGCACGCGCGTGACCGTCAACACCGTGCTTCCCGGGCCGACGTCCACCGAAGGGGTGACCGGCGTGATGGACGGCATCGCGCAGCACACGGGGCTCAGCCACGACCAGATCGTCACGCGGCTGTTCGAGACGAACACCAGCTCGTCCCTGCTGCAGCGGCTCGCGGCGCCCGAAGAGGTCGCGAACCTGCTGGTCTACCTGGCGAGCCCGCTGGCCGCCCTCACGAACGGCGACGCCGTCCGCGCGGAGGGCGGCATCGTACGGTCGGCGTTCTGATCAGCGGCGGATGTCCTCGCACCCGCCGACGATGACGTCGATCGGGTCCACGGCGACGACGTCCTGACCGTCGCCGCAGTCGATGCGGTCGGCGGCGCCGTCCACGGCGTCGATGCGGTCGTTGCCCGGGCCGCCTTGGACGACGTCCTCGTCCTGGGTGCCGGAGATGGTGTCGTCGCCGGGGCCGCCGTCGACGTAGTCGCGGCCGAAGCCGCCTTCGATCTGGTCGTTGCCGTCGCCGCCGAAGACCTGGTCGTTGCCGTAGCGGCCGTAGACCTGGTCGTTGCCGGCGCCGCCCTGGACGACGTCGTCCTGATGCTCGCCGTCGACGTAGTCGTCGCCGCCGAGGCCGTTGAGGGTGTCGTTGCCGACGGAGCCGAAGAGGGAGTCGGGGCCCTCGGTGCCGACGAGGTTGTCGTTGCCGAAGCCGCCGCGGATCACGGACGGCGGGGGCTCGTCGGTGGAGGCCTCGGGCGGGATCGCGACGACGGTCTCGCAGGAGTCGAGCTGGTCGCGGGTGGGGGCGGTGTCCTCCACGTAGACCGTGTCCTTGCCACGGCCGCAGAAGACGAAGTCGGCGGAGTCGTCGGCGACGCGGATGGTGTCGTTGCCGTCGCCGCCGAAGATCTCGTCGGCGCCGGTGCCGCCGGTGATCGTGTCGGCGCCGTCGTAGCCGGAGATCCGGTCGTCCTCGCCGCCGCCGTCGAGCGTGTCGTCGCCCGCCTGGCCGAAGATGTTGTCGCGGCCCGCGTTCCCCTGGATGTTGTCGTTGCCGGCGCGGCCGAGGAGCTGGTCGCCCGCTCGGCCGCCGACGAGCGTGTCGTCGCCGTCGCCGCCGTCGAGCTTGTCGGCGCCGTTCTGGCCGTACAGCTGGTCGTCGCCCGGGCCGCCGTCGATCAGGCGGTCGTTGCCGCGGCCGCCGTCGAGCAGGTCGTTGCCCGGCCCGCCCTCGAGCAGGATGTCGTTGCCGAGGCCCTTCTCGCCGATGATGTCGTCGCCCTCGCCGCCGCGCAGCGTGTCGTCGGCGTCGCCGCCGTCCATCTTGTCGTTGCCCGGGCCGCCGTCGATCACGTCGTTGGAGAGCCCGCCGTGCGCGGTGTCGTCGCCGTTGCCGAGCGTGATCTGGTCGTTGCCGGTGTCGCCGTAGGCGGTGTCGTTGCCGTCGCCGCCGTCCAGCGTGTCGTTGCCGGACGCGCCGACGAGCGTGTCGTTGCCGGCGTTGCCCTCGAGCAGGTCGTCGCCGCGCTGGCCGCGCAGCATGTCGTCGCCGTCGAGGCCGCGCAGGAGATCCGCGCCGCGCGTGCCGTTGAGCACGTCGTTGAAGGCGGTCCCGACCAGCAGCGCCAGGCCCGGCTGGACGACGAGCGCTCCCGGAGCGCCGCGCAGGCGCACGGTCTTCAGCCGCACGCCCGTGAACGCCGACAGCACCGAGACGGTCTTGGCGCGCGAGTCCGAGACGTACAGCCGCGCGCCGTCGGACGCGTAAGCGGCCCGGCCGGGCCCGCCGCCCGTCGCGGGACGGGCGATCACGCGGCGCTTGGTCAGGTCGACGAGCGCCGCCTTGCGGTGGATGCCGGAAAGCTTCGCACCCGGTGCGACGATCGCGCGCGTGCCGTCGGTCGAGACGCCGACACCGCCGCCGCCGTCGGTGCGGAGCGCGACGGAGCCGGTCGTGCCGCCCGTCACGGGGTTGATCCGCACGAGCCGCGCGGCGGGCTGCTTCTTCTTGCGCTTGGGCTCCGTCGCCGACACCCAGGCCTGCCCCTGCGCGATCGCGACGCCCGCGGCGCCGCGCACCGTCAGCCGCCGCACGAGCCGGCCCGTGTCGAGGTCGAGGACGGCGACCTTGCCGCCCGACTGGACCACGACCGCGCGGTTCGCCGTCACCGCCAGGTCGATCGGCGTGCCGGACAACCGGCGCAGCCCGACCCGCGAAGCGCTCGCGAGGTCGATGACCTCGATCCCGCTGCGGCGCGCGGCGTACGCGCGGGTGCCGTCGGGGGACACGGCGAGCGCCGCGGGGACGCCCTGGAGCTGCGCCACCCCGTTGACCGCGCGCGTGTTGAGGTCGTAGATCGTGACCGTGCGGTCAGAGGCGATCAGCGCGCGTGAGCCGTCCGGCGTCGCCGCGACCGCCTTCGCCGGCCCGGGCACGCGCACGGGCGCGGGTGTGTTCGTGCGCGTGTCGATCAGCTGCACCTGGTCGGTGCCGGTGGCGACGATGACGACGCGGGCCGACGCGGCCGGCGCGGCGATGAGAAGCAGCAACGAAGCAATGAGGATCCGCACGAGACCCCTTAACGCACGGAATCACGAGCAGTTGCGCAGCCGGTACACGATCATCTCCGGGCCCGGGCGCTTGAACTCGGACTCGATGTAGTTGAACGACTTGTCGACCTGGTAGCGCGGCAGGGTGCCGTCGGTCGGGTCGGTCTTGAACACGACGTCGGCCTGCCGCTTCAGCGCCCGGTAGTACTTGACCGCCGCGGGCGCCCGGTACGGCTCGGCGGCCGTCCGCCCGTACTGGGTCGAGCCGGTGACGACCCAGCAGACGCCCTCGCGGCGGTAGATGTCGATCAGCTTGGGCGTGAGCGTGCGCTCGTAGTTCTGGAAGTTCGCCGGCCGGCGTGAGCCGCTGTGCTCGTCCGCGAGCTCGGCGATGATCGCGTCGTTGCGGTTGAAGCGGGTCCACTGCTGGATCGGATGCGCCTTCGCACCGCCGCCCGGCGTGGAGCCGTACCACTCGCTGGGCGCGATCGGCTCGAACGCGACCTTCGTGCCCTGCGGGACGTTGGCGACGAGCCAGTCGCGCGTCTGCGTGCGGGTGTCCTCGCGCCCCATGACGATCGCGTTGCGGACCGTCGGCACCGCGGTGGCGACGAGGAACCCGACGGCGGCCACCGCGGCCGCCTTGTTGGACCGGAGCTGCGTCAGCGCGTAGGCCGCCAGCACCGCGAGCGCGGGGTACAGCGGCAGCATCCAGCGCGCGTAGAAGCGGCTCTGGCTCCCCATGTAGAGCCAGTACAGGACGATCAGCCCGCCGAGGACGGCGGCCTCCTTGTATCGGCGCCGGATCAGCAGCATCACGCCGCCCGCGACCGCGAACACGCTCGGGAACCAGCCGAGCGCCCACGTCGAGGACGTCAGGTAGTACCACCAGCCGTTGCGCTCGGGCTGGCCGAGCAGCGGCGGCCCGTCGGCGAACTTGCGCTGGCGGTCCAGGTCGTTGATGAACGTGCCCCAGTCCGCGAACAGGTACGGGTTCGTGACGATCACGGCCGCGATCGCGATCAGCCCGGCGAGGACCAGGCCCTTGAGCGCGGCCTTGATCGACAGCGGCGACAGGAACGCGGCGGCGACGAGCGCGATCACGACCGCGCCGTCCGAGTACTTGAAGCTCGCGGCGAGGCCGACGGCCGCGCCGCCAGCGAGCAGCGCCTTGGTGGACCCGGTGCGCAGCACGACCGCGCTCGCCCACAGCGCGAGCGCGCACGGCAGCATCCCCGGCCCGTCGTTGAGCGCCAGCCGCGAGTAGAACACCGGCAGGAACGCGACCGCGAGGATCGCCGCCGCGATCAGGCCCGCGGCGCGCCCGAACCACGCCTTGCCCGCGAAGTACGTCGCGGCGACCGTCCCGACCCCGAAGAACACGCTGATCCACCGGCCGGCGAGGAACACGGCGCCCGCGTCGTCGGCGAACCACTGCTCCACCCCTCCGAGGTGGATGACGCTCAGCCACGCCGCGAGGATGTACGTCAGGAAGGGCGGGTTGATGAAGTACCCGGGGTTCAGGTCCCCGGACGTCATCGCCACGGCGTGCGGCACGAAGTGCGCCCGCTCGTCCAGGTTGTACGAGTAGGGCAGGCCGTGCCCGAGGCTCCACACGCGCAACCCGAACGCGACGAGCAGGATCAGCGCGAGGATCGCGGCGGGTGCGCGTTCGCGCGACAACACGCGCGAGCAGTCTACGAGGGGCGCGTCAGGCGGCGATGTCCATCGACATCGGCACGTCCGGCACCATCAACGCGCAGTCGGCCACGCCTCCCAGCCGCGCGAAGAACGACGACCGCACCCAGTCGATGCGGACCGGCACCGCGGCGATCATCCCCGCGAAGCGCGCGGCGGAGTAGGGGTCGCCGAACAGCGTGCTGCGCCACGACACGGCCGGGCGGACGGAGACGTCGACCGTCTCCTCGCCCGCGAACGACGCGTAGATCTGGCGTGGGAGCTCCTCGGCGAGGAGCGGGCCGGACTCGCTGTTGAGCAGGTACGCGCCGGACTCGACCGCGAGGCGGTACTCG is a genomic window containing:
- the abc-f gene encoding ribosomal protection-like ABC-F family protein, which codes for MSSAVPQLAARGLTKSFGGRSILRGTDLDVEAGSRIGILGPNGGGKSTLLRILAGLDEADGGAVTRRRGLVWAHLPQIVDGDERTPLATVRAARPELAELEAELHAAERRLSDPHLASDLDAMTRALAHHERVLARWSEAGGDRAEGEALGHLRALGIDGALLEMPTSELSGGQRKLVALAACLARRPDVLLLDEPEAHLDMARRERFGALLDDFDGAVVMISHDRHLLDAAVAEIAELDNGVIRIWPGNYSAYVVARELELERQRQVYVTQQKEIARLEEAVRRFRHWAHIRVNERMAKQARVKQMQIDRMEKVDRPVFERRKMALALRSGTRGGQRVLALEGVDAGYGEDPVLLDVDLVVGRGERVGVVGPNGGGKTTLLRVLTEELESWTGTRWAGDGITLGYLSQAAGSLSDEATVLDALRGGRSLAEDAAVRLLMAFLFDYEQTRRPVGSLSGGERTRLAFLCLMQDAPNCLILDEPTNHLDIDSIEALEGALERYDGTVIAVSHDRYFLDRIADRIVHVADGAVRAYEGGWSVNAEVVQR
- a CDS encoding glycosyltransferase family 2 protein; this translates as MSDASNGAGRPLVSVVVPVYNEEKTVGEVVEQLLALDLRLEILLVDDGSTDGSAAELARLAATYSQVSVHSQPRNLGKGAAVRRGIDESTGDILLIQDADLEYSPTDIPALIDPLLNGVADAVFGTRLRGGAHPQRAHLFWHYAGNRFLTLLSNVLYNTTISDMEVGYKAFRGDLVRGLTLVSNDFRIEPELTAKILRYGPEVRLYEVPISYYGRSYAEGKKITWKDGFGAVAALVRFRFTT
- a CDS encoding TetR/AcrR family transcriptional regulator, with the protein product MSEVDGRRAAGAETRRRLLAAASEILAGRGEPALTLRAVSAAAEANVAAVQYHFGSREALVAAVVTEATRPVVDAQLSALDALDADATPRALVKAWALPLVRVAIGRTPEERRLGRIVGQTLAAPFAQVDVQVRALASRPADRLIAGLDRALPHVGEDDLTLRVALMSSALAGFASGAFEPWLERAAPDQELEARLLERLVRLATS
- a CDS encoding SDR family NAD(P)-dependent oxidoreductase; this encodes MDLQLQGKTALVTGSSAGIGFATAVGLAREGAHVVLNGREAARLAAARGRLLDVAPAAHVEAVTADVATAEGAEALIAAVPSVDILVNNAATFGPQPFEDIPDAEWQRFFDTNVMSGVRLARHYLQGMLDRNEGRILFIGTDAAVQPQVDQLHYSVTKTAVLGLARGLAELTKGTRVTVNTVLPGPTSTEGVTGVMDGIAQHTGLSHDQIVTRLFETNTSSSLLQRLAAPEEVANLLVYLASPLAALTNGDAVRAEGGIVRSAF
- a CDS encoding glycosyltransferase family 39 protein; its protein translation is MLSRERAPAAILALILLVAFGLRVWSLGHGLPYSYNLDERAHFVPHAVAMTSGDLNPGYFINPPFLTYILAAWLSVIHLGGVEQWFADDAGAVFLAGRWISVFFGVGTVAATYFAGKAWFGRAAGLIAAAILAVAFLPVFYSRLALNDGPGMLPCALALWASAVVLRTGSTKALLAGGAAVGLAASFKYSDGAVVIALVAAAFLSPLSIKAALKGLVLAGLIAIAAVIVTNPYLFADWGTFINDLDRQRKFADGPPLLGQPERNGWWYYLTSSTWALGWFPSVFAVAGGVMLLIRRRYKEAAVLGGLIVLYWLYMGSQSRFYARWMLPLYPALAVLAAYALTQLRSNKAAAVAAVGFLVATAVPTVRNAIVMGREDTRTQTRDWLVANVPQGTKVAFEPIAPSEWYGSTPGGGAKAHPIQQWTRFNRNDAIIAELADEHSGSRRPANFQNYERTLTPKLIDIYRREGVCWVVTGSTQYGRTAAEPYRAPAAVKYYRALKRQADVVFKTDPTDGTLPRYQVDKSFNYIESEFKRPGPEMIVYRLRNCS